A DNA window from Thermosynechococcaceae cyanobacterium Okahandja contains the following coding sequences:
- a CDS encoding diguanylate cyclase, giving the protein MDQPYPTLSLHTLVQPHRVAIAPSSSFADILTALHQNQGLGVVVEEQGRFCGLITQREIIRALGTAAEPDQATAASLMLPPAYCLHLGDLDDPLTVLGQFRHLGVDVLPVVNANGSIEGLLSRQAFRNSLRPIDLLRIKRVADVMVEGVVTLPATAALQEAATLMAERRVSSVVIPHPANGSPQGILTEKDIVEALYRSGGKLEGTVAAVMSQPVFTVRPDQSLWHVNEQLKERNVRRMVVVDDQGGMVGIVTQTNLLEAIDITEAEGVIQVLKRELNRATAELRWQLSQQQAMTVAITESEQRYNTLISHLPVALYRRSPTSLWQFSYVSDQIYDLTGYFPQTLPPLPTLIPPEDLVLAEREIEQAISQQRPYSATYRLQHRDGCFRWLNDRGQFDPHSNTLHGVLLDVSEQRRTEERLKTALEREVIVSTIIQDIRQSIRLTDILQRAVTSIQQLLLSDRVLIYRFLEDGSGVIEVEATSTPEYAILGQVIHDPCFHKGTAQRFLEGRTLTISDVEQAQLPDCYRDLLVSLRIRANLAVPLLQGRELWGLLLAHHCRAPRLWQREELFLLQRIAEPLTVALQQAQMYQGLEQANTQLQQMVYLDSLTDIGNRRYFDELFPKEWRRCQREQQPLSLIMLDIDCFKAYNDYYGHLQGDEILKQVAQLLERQLQRAGDLAARFGGEEFALILPNTDQAGAICVAQHIQRGLAELRISHARSTVAPTLTASFGIATTLPQPTATPIDLLDLADRCLYEAKATGRDRWVAKELVGAPRQVNP; this is encoded by the coding sequence ATGGATCAGCCTTATCCGACCCTCAGCCTTCACACCCTCGTCCAGCCGCATCGGGTCGCGATCGCCCCTAGCAGTTCCTTTGCGGACATTCTGACAGCCCTGCACCAGAATCAGGGACTCGGCGTTGTTGTTGAAGAGCAGGGGCGGTTTTGCGGTCTGATTACCCAGCGGGAAATTATCCGTGCCTTGGGGACTGCAGCCGAACCAGACCAAGCGACCGCTGCCAGCTTAATGCTGCCCCCCGCCTACTGCCTTCACCTTGGGGATCTGGATGACCCCCTGACCGTCTTGGGGCAGTTCCGGCACTTGGGCGTGGATGTCTTGCCGGTTGTCAACGCTAATGGCAGTATTGAAGGGCTACTCAGCCGCCAAGCCTTCCGCAATAGCTTGCGCCCCATTGACTTGCTACGGATTAAGCGGGTGGCAGACGTTATGGTGGAGGGGGTCGTCACCCTTCCGGCTACGGCCGCCCTTCAAGAAGCGGCCACCCTAATGGCCGAGCGCCGCGTCAGTAGTGTGGTCATTCCCCACCCCGCCAATGGCAGCCCTCAGGGCATTCTGACTGAAAAAGATATTGTTGAGGCGCTCTATCGCTCAGGGGGCAAACTGGAAGGGACAGTTGCGGCGGTGATGTCACAACCCGTCTTTACCGTGCGCCCCGACCAAAGCCTTTGGCATGTCAATGAGCAACTGAAGGAGCGCAACGTGCGGCGGATGGTGGTCGTTGATGATCAGGGGGGGATGGTGGGGATTGTGACCCAAACCAACCTCCTAGAAGCCATTGATATTACCGAAGCAGAGGGCGTCATCCAAGTTCTGAAGCGAGAGCTCAATCGGGCAACGGCGGAGTTGCGGTGGCAGTTGTCGCAGCAGCAGGCCATGACCGTTGCCATTACCGAGAGTGAGCAGCGCTACAACACCCTCATCAGCCACCTGCCCGTAGCACTGTATCGCCGCAGTCCGACCTCCCTCTGGCAATTCAGCTATGTGAGTGACCAAATTTACGACCTAACGGGCTACTTCCCCCAAACGCTCCCCCCCCTGCCCACCCTCATTCCGCCGGAAGATTTAGTCTTGGCAGAGCGGGAAATAGAGCAGGCTATCAGTCAGCAGCGCCCCTACAGCGCTACCTACCGCCTCCAGCACCGCGATGGTTGCTTTCGCTGGCTCAACGATCGCGGCCAGTTTGACCCCCATAGCAACACGCTCCACGGTGTCCTCTTGGATGTTTCGGAGCAACGGCGCACCGAAGAGCGCTTAAAAACGGCGCTAGAGCGGGAAGTGATTGTCAGTACCATTATTCAAGATATTCGCCAGTCTATTAGGCTGACAGATATTTTGCAGCGAGCCGTCACCAGTATTCAGCAACTACTGCTGAGCGATCGCGTACTCATTTATCGCTTTTTAGAGGATGGCAGCGGCGTCATTGAGGTGGAGGCCACCAGTACACCCGAGTACGCCATTTTGGGGCAAGTGATCCACGATCCCTGCTTTCACAAAGGCACCGCCCAGCGCTTTTTAGAAGGACGCACTCTAACCATTAGCGATGTGGAACAGGCGCAACTGCCGGACTGTTACCGTGACCTCTTGGTGAGCCTCCGCATTCGCGCCAACTTGGCCGTGCCCCTCCTCCAGGGCAGGGAACTCTGGGGCTTGCTACTGGCTCACCACTGCCGCGCCCCTCGCCTCTGGCAGCGGGAGGAATTATTTTTACTCCAGCGCATTGCCGAACCCCTCACCGTAGCACTGCAACAGGCGCAAATGTACCAAGGGCTAGAGCAAGCCAACACCCAGCTACAGCAGATGGTCTATCTGGATAGCCTGACTGATATTGGCAATCGCCGCTACTTTGACGAACTGTTCCCCAAGGAATGGCGGCGCTGCCAACGGGAGCAGCAACCCCTGAGCCTGATCATGCTGGATATTGACTGCTTTAAGGCCTATAACGACTACTATGGCCACCTCCAAGGGGATGAGATTCTGAAGCAGGTGGCCCAGTTACTTGAACGCCAATTACAGCGGGCGGGGGATTTGGCGGCGCGTTTTGGCGGTGAAGAATTTGCCCTCATTTTACCCAATACCGATCAAGCGGGGGCTATCTGCGTTGCCCAACATATTCAAAGGGGGCTGGCGGAACTGAGAATTAGCCATGCCAGAAGCACGGTGGCTCCGACGCTGACCGCCAGTTTTGGTATTGCCACCACCCTTCCCCAGCCAACGGCGACCCCAATCGATCTTTTAGATTTGGCGGATCGGTGTTTGTACGAAGCCAAGGCCACCGGGCGCGATCGCTGGGTAGCCAAAGAACTAGTGGGTGCTCCGCGGCAGGTAAATCCGTAG
- the recF gene encoding DNA replication/repair protein RecF → MYLRRLSLRHFRNYPEQTVTFTAAKTILLGDNAQGKSNLLEAVEWLATLQSHRTHRDRDLIQHGHTTAQMRAEIERQGVPHELSVLLRHSGGRVLRVNGGTVRRTLDFLGQLNVVEFSCLDLELVRGTPAVRRSWLDRILVQLEPVYSQLLQSYQKILRQRNALLKQSTGVDEPLWQAWNQQLAVTGTRIMRRRQRLIERLAPLARHWHQVLSGDREVLTLTYNSHVPIADPDPEAILATFMECLAKRRALEVIQKTSLVGPHRDDVALELNGESARQYASQGQQRTLVLALKLAELALVETVVGEAPLLLLDDVLAELDLQRQHILLEVMGDRYQTLITTTHLAPFATPWRAHAQILKVVAGQIATAAGTVAETTD, encoded by the coding sequence GTGTATTTACGCCGTTTAAGTCTGCGTCATTTTCGGAATTACCCCGAGCAAACGGTGACCTTTACTGCCGCTAAAACCATTTTGCTGGGGGACAACGCCCAAGGGAAGTCGAACCTGCTCGAAGCAGTAGAATGGCTGGCTACCCTCCAGTCTCACCGTACCCATCGCGATCGCGATCTGATTCAGCACGGCCACACCACGGCGCAGATGAGGGCAGAGATAGAACGCCAAGGGGTGCCCCACGAGTTATCGGTGCTGCTGCGGCACTCGGGCGGACGGGTTCTGCGGGTGAATGGCGGTACGGTACGGCGCACCCTTGATTTTTTGGGGCAGCTTAATGTGGTGGAGTTTTCCTGCTTAGACCTCGAACTGGTGCGGGGCACACCAGCGGTGCGGCGCTCATGGCTAGACCGCATCCTCGTGCAACTGGAACCGGTGTATAGCCAACTGCTCCAGAGCTATCAAAAAATTTTGCGGCAGCGCAATGCCTTGCTCAAACAATCCACAGGCGTGGATGAACCCCTATGGCAGGCGTGGAACCAACAGCTTGCGGTGACAGGGACGCGGATTATGCGCCGTCGCCAGCGCCTCATTGAACGCCTTGCCCCCTTGGCCCGCCATTGGCATCAGGTTCTCAGTGGCGATCGCGAGGTGCTCACCCTCACCTACAACAGCCATGTTCCCATTGCTGACCCCGACCCGGAAGCCATTTTAGCCACGTTTATGGAGTGTTTGGCCAAGCGGCGCGCCCTAGAGGTCATCCAAAAAACTAGCCTTGTGGGGCCGCACCGCGATGATGTCGCCCTTGAACTCAACGGCGAGAGTGCGCGACAGTACGCCTCCCAAGGTCAGCAACGCACCCTAGTACTGGCGTTGAAACTGGCGGAGTTAGCCCTTGTGGAAACGGTGGTGGGGGAGGCCCCCCTGCTGCTGCTCGATGATGTTCTGGCCGAGTTGGATCTGCAACGCCAGCATATTTTGCTTGAGGTCATGGGCGATCGCTACCAAACCCTGATCACCACCACCCACTTGGCACCCTTTGCCACCCCATGGCGTGCCCATGCCCAAATCCTTAAGGTGGTGGCGGGTCAGATTGCAACCGCTGCTGGCACTGTTGCTGAAACCACTGACTAA
- a CDS encoding DUF427 domain-containing protein: protein MERIPPQPGQESVWDYPRPPRLEPTGKYLRVVFNGVVIAATSRGQRVLETSHPPVYYFPPEDVQRQYLIPSPRQTFCEWKGQGAYYHLRLGDRQVDNVAWYYPKPTPAFAPIRNYIAFYAGPMDECTVDGVVVTPQPGNFYGGWITPDIVGPFKGAPGSWGW, encoded by the coding sequence ATGGAACGCATTCCTCCCCAACCTGGCCAAGAATCGGTGTGGGACTATCCGCGTCCCCCCCGCCTTGAACCCACTGGGAAATACCTGCGGGTTGTCTTTAATGGGGTGGTGATTGCCGCAACGTCCCGTGGCCAGCGGGTGCTCGAAACCAGCCATCCGCCGGTCTATTATTTTCCGCCGGAGGATGTGCAGCGCCAGTACCTGATTCCGTCGCCACGCCAAACCTTTTGTGAGTGGAAAGGCCAAGGGGCTTACTATCACCTGCGGCTGGGCGATCGCCAAGTGGACAATGTGGCGTGGTACTACCCGAAACCGACCCCGGCCTTTGCCCCTATTCGCAACTACATTGCTTTTTATGCCGGCCCCATGGATGAGTGTACTGTTGATGGGGTGGTGGTCACGCCCCAGCCCGGCAATTTTTACGGCGGCTGGATTACCCCCGATATTGTTGGGCCGTTTAAGGGGGCGCCGGGTTCGTGGGGTTGGTAA
- a CDS encoding ATP-binding protein, producing MELAFLGLGLLLGVAGWFWQRTRLQRQLVAILEQYHTRPLKSSLVQRVQTALAQQAIAQQQCQRHIERYYTILEAAPVAYLEVDATDCLVCCNAQAQTLLGLSGSPHGRLLLELVRSYELDCLIEEVRTQGAITEQEWQYGFLTPTGQTKRKPLRGRGVPLADNHVGIFLEDREEVTRLRDERDRWATDVAHELKTPLTSLRLVAETLQQRVPEPLQDWVDRLLEEIIRLSLLVQELLELNRLSHTAESEMERQSFDLAQLIQRAWQSLAPLAEGKQIEHAYTGAASFAYYGNEAQLFRLLVNLYDNSIKYCGNGGRVMTRLLTESGESGYLCLEIVDTGSGFPSKDLPHVFERFYRAQSRRHRLVMPTPRDAVTTVPVGSGSGLGLAIARQIVECHGGYIQAANHPEYGGAWLRIYLPRSTH from the coding sequence ATGGAACTTGCCTTTTTGGGTTTAGGATTACTGCTGGGCGTGGCGGGTTGGTTCTGGCAGCGGACTCGCCTCCAACGGCAACTCGTGGCTATTCTTGAGCAGTACCATACCCGTCCCTTGAAGTCATCGCTGGTGCAGCGGGTGCAAACCGCCTTGGCGCAGCAGGCGATCGCCCAACAGCAGTGCCAGCGCCACATTGAACGGTACTACACCATTCTAGAAGCCGCGCCGGTTGCCTACCTTGAGGTGGATGCCACCGACTGCCTTGTGTGCTGCAATGCCCAAGCCCAAACCCTGTTAGGACTGAGTGGCTCCCCCCACGGACGGTTACTCCTAGAACTCGTGCGCTCCTACGAACTAGACTGCCTGATCGAGGAGGTACGCACCCAAGGCGCAATCACCGAGCAGGAATGGCAGTACGGTTTTTTAACACCCACCGGCCAAACGAAACGCAAGCCCCTGCGGGGACGGGGGGTGCCCCTTGCCGATAATCATGTGGGTATTTTTCTGGAGGATCGGGAAGAGGTGACCCGCCTGCGGGATGAGCGCGATCGCTGGGCCACCGATGTTGCCCACGAACTGAAAACCCCGCTCACCTCCTTGCGCTTGGTGGCGGAAACCCTGCAACAGCGTGTTCCCGAGCCACTCCAAGACTGGGTGGATCGCCTGCTAGAAGAAATTATTCGCCTGAGTTTACTGGTACAGGAGTTGTTGGAGCTCAATCGCCTCAGCCATACCGCCGAGAGTGAGATGGAGCGGCAATCCTTTGACTTAGCGCAACTGATTCAGCGGGCGTGGCAGTCCCTTGCGCCTTTGGCTGAAGGTAAGCAGATTGAGCACGCCTACACGGGGGCGGCTAGTTTTGCCTACTACGGCAATGAGGCGCAACTGTTTCGGCTGCTGGTGAATCTTTACGACAACAGCATTAAGTACTGTGGCAACGGTGGTCGGGTGATGACGCGGCTCCTTACCGAAAGCGGTGAAAGCGGCTACCTTTGCCTAGAAATTGTTGATACGGGCAGTGGTTTTCCTAGCAAAGATTTACCTCACGTTTTTGAGCGCTTTTATCGTGCGCAGTCGCGGCGGCACCGCCTTGTGATGCCAACTCCTAGGGATGCCGTCACTACAGTGCCCGTTGGCAGCGGCAGTGGTCTGGGTTTGGCCATTGCCCGCCAAATTGTCGAGTGCCATGGCGGCTACATCCAGGCGGCCAATCATCCGGAGTACGGTGGGGCGTGGCTACGGATTTACCTGCCGCGGAGCACCCACTAG
- a CDS encoding DUF4327 family protein: MVQSLQYSIELVQDEARQLVAKGVVSRQQPIYTLCQYVPVREWPLIEAELERCDFMLRDRIGDLIGRECWEND; this comes from the coding sequence ATGGTTCAATCCCTTCAATACTCCATCGAGCTAGTTCAAGACGAAGCCCGTCAACTGGTAGCCAAGGGAGTGGTCAGCCGGCAGCAGCCCATTTACACCCTCTGCCAGTACGTACCAGTTCGGGAGTGGCCCCTCATTGAGGCAGAGTTAGAGCGTTGCGACTTCATGCTGCGCGATCGCATTGGCGATCTCATTGGTCGCGAGTGCTGGGAAAATGATTAG
- a CDS encoding amidohydrolase → MAFHLSQLTCHLRPDVAALQPELVAWRRYLHQRPELGFQEHLTAEFIQGKLQEWGIQHRCGIAETGIVAVIPGVRPGPVLAIRADMDALPVQEENEAPYRSLHPGKMHACGHDGHTAIALGTAKYLASHRDFAGTVKIIFQPAEEGPGGAKPMIEAGVLDAPQVDAIIGLHLWNFLPVGTVGVRSGPLMAAAEFFECTIHGKGGHAALPQFTVDTVLVVAQVITALHTIVSRNVDPLETAVISVGAVQAGTAKNVIADTATFRGTVRYFKPELGEWLPQRIEQVIAGICQSHGASYRFDYQRLYPPTVNDAKMADLVRSVAESVMEVPAGVTPHCQTMAAEDMSFFLQAVPGCYFFLGSANGTLGLDFPHHHPRFDFDETVLSIGVELFIRCVERYCGLVET, encoded by the coding sequence ATGGCTTTTCATCTTTCCCAGCTTACCTGCCACCTACGACCAGATGTGGCGGCGCTACAACCAGAGTTAGTGGCGTGGCGACGGTACTTGCATCAGCGCCCTGAACTGGGGTTCCAAGAGCACCTGACGGCGGAGTTTATTCAGGGCAAGTTGCAGGAGTGGGGAATTCAACACCGCTGCGGCATTGCCGAGACAGGTATTGTGGCCGTGATCCCGGGGGTGCGACCCGGACCTGTGCTGGCCATTCGCGCCGATATGGATGCCCTGCCGGTGCAGGAGGAAAATGAAGCCCCCTACCGCTCGCTCCACCCGGGTAAGATGCACGCCTGCGGCCATGATGGGCACACGGCGATCGCCCTTGGCACGGCCAAATACCTTGCGAGCCACCGTGATTTTGCCGGTACGGTGAAGATAATCTTTCAGCCAGCGGAGGAAGGCCCCGGCGGCGCCAAACCCATGATTGAGGCGGGGGTACTCGATGCGCCGCAGGTGGATGCCATTATTGGCCTACACCTGTGGAATTTTTTACCCGTGGGCACCGTGGGGGTGCGCAGTGGCCCGTTGATGGCGGCGGCAGAGTTTTTTGAGTGTACCATCCACGGCAAAGGCGGCCATGCTGCCCTGCCCCAATTTACGGTGGATACGGTGTTGGTGGTGGCCCAAGTGATTACAGCCCTGCACACCATTGTGTCCCGCAATGTGGATCCCCTCGAGACGGCAGTGATTTCGGTGGGGGCGGTGCAGGCAGGTACCGCCAAGAATGTGATTGCCGATACCGCCACGTTTCGGGGCACGGTGCGCTACTTTAAGCCAGAGTTGGGGGAGTGGCTACCACAGCGGATTGAGCAGGTGATTGCGGGCATCTGCCAAAGCCATGGGGCAAGCTATCGCTTTGACTATCAGCGGCTGTACCCACCCACGGTGAATGATGCCAAAATGGCGGACTTGGTGCGTTCCGTTGCCGAGTCGGTCATGGAGGTTCCCGCCGGCGTAACGCCCCACTGCCAAACGATGGCGGCGGAGGATATGTCGTTTTTCCTGCAGGCGGTACCGGGGTGCTATTTCTTTTTAGGCTCTGCCAATGGCACACTGGGGCTAGATTTTCCCCACCATCATCCCCGCTTTGATTTTGATGAAACGGTGCTGAGTATTGGGGTAGAGTTGTTTATCCGCTGCGTTGAGCGATACTGTGGTTTAGTTGAGACCTAG
- a CDS encoding response regulator transcription factor, which produces MSLTLLIADDDPGIRLSVSRFLESLGYCCLTAGDGAQALEMIHRYQPHLLITDIAMPNMNGYELVRQVRQHPSLRLLPVVYLTARTEVEERIRAYRTGGDVYLAKPFDLNELAAVVRNLLDRSQLVQMQLERQQRPASSPGVRLELTPREQEVLELLVAGLSNAQIGDRLHLSARTIEKHVSSLFQKTSVHNRAELVRLAIEQGLVERQTSPQKYS; this is translated from the coding sequence ATGTCCCTTACCCTCCTAATTGCCGATGATGATCCGGGGATTCGGTTGTCGGTCAGTCGGTTTTTAGAATCCTTAGGGTACTGCTGTTTAACGGCGGGGGATGGTGCCCAAGCTCTTGAGATGATCCACCGTTACCAACCCCATTTGCTGATCACCGATATTGCCATGCCCAATATGAATGGCTATGAACTGGTGCGGCAGGTACGGCAGCATCCTTCGCTGCGGCTGTTGCCGGTGGTGTATCTGACGGCGCGCACGGAGGTAGAGGAGCGTATTCGTGCCTACCGCACGGGGGGCGATGTCTATTTGGCCAAGCCCTTTGACCTAAACGAGTTAGCTGCCGTTGTCCGCAACTTGCTGGATCGCTCTCAGTTAGTGCAGATGCAGTTGGAGCGGCAGCAACGACCCGCCTCTTCCCCGGGGGTGCGCCTTGAGTTGACCCCGCGGGAGCAGGAGGTGCTGGAATTGTTGGTGGCCGGTCTCTCGAATGCCCAAATTGGCGATCGCCTCCACCTGAGCGCCCGCACCATTGAAAAGCACGTCAGCAGTCTCTTCCAAAAAACCTCGGTACACAATCGGGCAGAACTGGTGCGCCTTGCCATTGAGCAGGGCTTAGTGGAGCGGCAAACGAGTCCCCAGAAGTACAGCTAA
- a CDS encoding ABC transporter ATP-binding protein, which produces MAAPLLHVEALSVDFPQFGHTVRAVDQVSFTLERGQTLGIVGESGSGKSVTCMALLQLLLPPGRVTHGRAWFQPDPEGEAIDLLNCSEQQIQQIRGRQISMVFQEPMSSLNPVYPIGFQLAEAIDPRQRLPRQQVHQRAIALLEQVQLLKPAAPPEQRRHLWQRYPHQLSGGQIQRVMIAMAMAAAPPLLIADEPTTALDVTVQAAILQLLRQLQQQYHLSLIFVTHDLNLIADLADQVVVMYRGQIVEAGAVAQVFRTPSHPYTKGLLACRPRLEQRLAILPTVADFMTDSPPALAIVPPAVQQQRLAQLAAQPPLVRVEHLWVQYPVRGKQQFVSAVRDVSFTIRRGETLGLVGESGCGKTTLGRALLRLVPPSQGQIWFGDRNITHLQRQQLRPLRQRMQLIFQDPYSSLDPRMTVGALVAEPLVIHRRHQSKRQRQERVAYLLERVGIDPAAQGRYPHEFSGGQRQRICIARALALNPEFIVCDESVSALDVSVQAQVLNLLKELQQDLGLTYLFISHDLNVVKFMSDRLMVMYNGEIVEMGDAEAVYAQPQHDYTRTLIAAIPRGLSVEAA; this is translated from the coding sequence ATGGCTGCACCGCTGTTACACGTTGAAGCGTTAAGTGTTGATTTTCCGCAGTTCGGGCATACCGTGCGAGCGGTAGATCAGGTCTCCTTTACCCTTGAGCGGGGTCAGACGCTTGGCATTGTAGGCGAATCCGGATCGGGAAAATCCGTCACCTGTATGGCGCTGCTCCAGTTACTGTTGCCCCCCGGGCGGGTAACCCACGGGCGGGCATGGTTTCAGCCTGATCCCGAGGGAGAGGCCATTGATCTGCTCAACTGCTCCGAGCAACAAATACAGCAAATTCGGGGACGGCAGATCAGCATGGTGTTCCAAGAGCCGATGAGTTCCCTCAATCCGGTGTATCCGATTGGTTTTCAACTGGCGGAAGCCATTGATCCGCGGCAACGCCTGCCGCGCCAACAGGTGCACCAACGGGCGATCGCGCTGCTGGAGCAGGTGCAGTTACTCAAACCGGCAGCCCCACCGGAACAGCGCCGCCATCTCTGGCAACGGTATCCCCATCAACTGTCGGGCGGCCAAATTCAGCGGGTGATGATTGCCATGGCCATGGCGGCAGCCCCGCCCTTACTCATTGCCGATGAACCCACCACGGCCTTGGATGTCACGGTACAGGCGGCGATTTTGCAACTGTTGCGGCAGTTACAGCAGCAGTATCATCTCTCCTTAATTTTTGTGACTCATGATCTCAACCTCATTGCCGATTTGGCGGATCAGGTGGTGGTAATGTACCGCGGGCAAATTGTGGAAGCGGGCGCGGTGGCTCAGGTGTTTCGTACCCCCAGCCATCCCTACACCAAAGGGCTGTTGGCCTGTCGTCCCCGCCTTGAGCAACGCTTGGCGATTCTGCCCACGGTGGCGGATTTTATGACGGATTCACCACCGGCGCTGGCCATTGTCCCCCCGGCGGTACAGCAACAGCGCCTTGCCCAATTGGCGGCGCAGCCCCCCCTCGTGCGGGTGGAGCACCTCTGGGTGCAGTATCCGGTTCGGGGTAAACAGCAGTTTGTGAGTGCGGTGCGGGATGTTTCGTTTACGATTCGGCGGGGGGAAACCCTTGGTTTGGTGGGGGAGTCGGGCTGCGGCAAGACCACGTTGGGGCGTGCCCTCCTGCGCTTGGTGCCCCCCAGCCAAGGGCAGATTTGGTTTGGCGATCGCAACATTACGCACCTACAGCGGCAACAACTGCGCCCCCTGCGGCAGCGGATGCAACTGATTTTTCAGGATCCCTATAGCTCGCTGGATCCGCGCATGACCGTTGGTGCGTTGGTGGCTGAGCCGTTGGTGATTCATCGGCGGCACCAGTCAAAACGGCAGCGCCAAGAACGGGTGGCCTACCTCCTCGAGCGGGTAGGCATTGATCCGGCGGCGCAAGGCCGCTACCCCCACGAATTTTCTGGGGGGCAGCGGCAGCGAATTTGTATTGCTCGTGCCCTTGCCCTCAACCCAGAGTTTATTGTCTGTGATGAGTCGGTGTCGGCCTTGGATGTCTCAGTGCAGGCGCAGGTACTCAACCTACTCAAAGAACTCCAGCAGGACTTGGGGCTAACCTATTTGTTTATTTCCCATGATCTCAATGTGGTCAAATTTATGAGCGATCGCCTCATGGTTATGTACAATGGCGAAATTGTCGAGATGGGGGACGCTGAGGCGGTCTATGCCCAACCCCAGCACGACTATACCCGCACCCTGATTGCGGCCATTCCCCGTGGTCTTTCGGTTGAGGCGGCCTAA
- a CDS encoding 3'(2'),5'-bisphosphate nucleotidase CysQ, with translation MSESLDFHSILATLRPLLWEALDQLRRFYRRVDELAVAEKSGDPVTIADETIDAFLRQSLQRHFPQTTFGYLTEETYQPGHPLPQPYQWIIDPLDGTYDFLKQTGEYAIHVALVNQQRPCVAAVVWPEQEVLFTAIAGAGTYRETRHGCTRLAVKAPDPAHPLRVVMSRSHGGERLQAFLRTLGPVEQIPMGSMGCKTASICQGDADLYVNLTGRSAPKDWDLAAPDLIMQEAGGAFTYANGERPRYNRADVQHWPPLVVCHPSLRQTVGDRLQAFLAANP, from the coding sequence GTGTCCGAGTCCCTTGATTTCCACAGTATTTTGGCGACCCTGCGCCCGCTGCTCTGGGAGGCCCTCGATCAACTGCGCCGGTTTTATCGCCGCGTTGACGAGCTAGCCGTTGCTGAAAAAAGCGGCGATCCGGTGACGATTGCCGACGAAACCATTGATGCCTTTTTGCGCCAATCCCTCCAGCGCCACTTTCCCCAGACCACCTTTGGTTACCTCACCGAGGAGACCTACCAGCCCGGACACCCCCTACCCCAGCCCTACCAGTGGATCATTGACCCCCTCGATGGCACCTACGATTTTCTCAAGCAGACGGGGGAGTACGCGATCCATGTGGCCTTGGTAAACCAGCAGCGCCCCTGTGTTGCCGCCGTCGTGTGGCCGGAACAGGAGGTGCTGTTTACCGCCATTGCCGGAGCGGGCACCTATCGGGAAACGCGCCATGGCTGTACCCGCCTAGCGGTAAAGGCCCCTGACCCAGCACACCCCCTACGGGTGGTCATGAGTCGCAGTCATGGGGGCGAACGGTTGCAGGCCTTCCTACGTACCCTAGGCCCTGTGGAGCAAATCCCTATGGGCAGCATGGGCTGTAAAACCGCCAGTATTTGCCAAGGGGATGCCGACCTTTACGTTAACCTTACCGGACGCAGTGCCCCTAAAGACTGGGATCTGGCGGCGCCGGATCTCATCATGCAGGAAGCGGGCGGTGCCTTTACCTACGCCAATGGGGAGCGACCCCGCTACAACCGTGCCGATGTGCAGCACTGGCCGCCCCTCGTGGTGTGCCATCCCAGCTTACGGCAAACCGTGGGCGATCGCCTGCAAGCGTTTCTGGCGGCCAACCCATGA